From one Streptomyces sp. N50 genomic stretch:
- a CDS encoding membrane protein, with translation MHMNSVPQHLHSEDRQEYERILDEALRSAPTRPELAAVGKRLNPEQLRTMALNATALITAAAATEYQHYVKVREELRQPASSTPSAVHETDSAEPGGVGAMGLATTLGEAAEGAGAIAVAAVLTPVLAGTAAAIFLLVGYILKMLSPEPAFAKTMLTAGWVFGAMTAAAILVAIVGLLLTALRNRPSPDTGPYGESGGEVARAREAWHDALLERGILPFLQEALAAPGTATLRRTTPTAPSRMPHLGYDRPGFSSPDDGPEPGHRPSFSSPDFSSPDFGGPDHQPD, from the coding sequence ATGCACATGAACAGCGTTCCGCAGCACCTGCACAGCGAGGACCGCCAGGAGTACGAGCGGATCCTCGACGAGGCGCTGCGCTCCGCCCCTACCCGCCCGGAACTGGCCGCTGTCGGCAAGCGGCTCAACCCCGAACAGCTGCGCACCATGGCGCTGAACGCCACCGCGCTCATCACGGCGGCCGCGGCGACCGAGTACCAGCACTACGTGAAGGTCCGCGAGGAACTGCGCCAGCCGGCGTCGTCCACCCCGTCGGCCGTCCACGAGACCGACTCCGCGGAGCCGGGCGGCGTGGGCGCGATGGGGCTCGCCACCACCCTGGGGGAGGCGGCCGAGGGTGCGGGCGCCATCGCCGTAGCCGCCGTCCTCACCCCCGTCCTGGCCGGCACGGCCGCGGCGATATTCCTGCTCGTGGGCTACATCCTCAAGATGCTCAGCCCCGAACCGGCGTTCGCCAAGACCATGCTCACCGCCGGCTGGGTGTTCGGCGCCATGACCGCCGCGGCGATCCTCGTCGCCATCGTCGGCCTGCTGCTCACCGCCCTGCGCAACAGGCCCTCACCCGACACCGGCCCCTACGGCGAGTCGGGCGGCGAAGTGGCCCGCGCCAGGGAGGCCTGGCACGACGCCCTCCTGGAACGCGGCATCCTGCCGTTCCTCCAGGAGGCGCTCGCGGCGCCGGGCACGGCGACCCTCCGCCGTACGACACCCACGGCCCCGAGTCGCATGCCGCACCTCGGCTACGACCGTCCCGGCTTCTCCAGCCCCGACGACGGCCCGGAGCCGGGTCACCGCCCGAGCTTCTCCAGCCCGGACTTC